Proteins encoded within one genomic window of Helicobacter sp. 'house sparrow 1':
- a CDS encoding carbon starvation CstA family protein, with protein MKVLKGLFWVFLAVVGAFCFCVLALHKGERISAIYLVVCAVCIYMLGYRFYSYFVAYKVLGLDSTRSTPAVLNNDGKDFVPTNRFILFGHHFAAIAGAGPLVGPILAAQMGYLPSMIWILVGGVIAGSVHDFMVLFISSRRNGRSLGEMIKDEMGSGVGSLAMLAILGIMIIIIAILAMVVVKALADSPWGTFTIFMTIPIALFMGIYLRYLRPGHVGEASIIGFVLLMLSLYYGHYVSESPQLSAFFTFSAPTLAIMIMCYGFVAAILPVWLLLAPRDYLSTFLKIGVIVCMALAVVIVVPDLRMPAITQYIDGTGPVFAGSLFPFLFITIACGAISGFHGLISSGTTPKMLANETDARMVGYGAMLMESAVAIMALIAACILQPGLYFAINSPAVTIGSDVVSVAQTITSWGFSITPQDIETLTRQIGEHTILSRTGGAPTFAIGLALIIHQIVGGEAMMAFWYHFAILFEALFILTAVDAGTRTCRFMIQDILGNVYKPLGNLHSLPAGLFATLICVGCWGYFLYQGTIDEKGGIFALWPLFGVSNQMLALMALMLIICILFKMKKGKLAWVPAVPALFLAIVTMYAGMQKILPDNGDAMRAKISHVAIAQELSKKIELATDENVKSILKSGRTNNIINAILCAFFMLVTLIIIVRSIILSLQASYGKCQIPLKEEKYVALTP; from the coding sequence ATGAAAGTCTTAAAGGGTCTATTTTGGGTATTTTTGGCTGTAGTTGGAGCATTTTGCTTCTGTGTTCTAGCGCTTCATAAAGGAGAGCGTATCTCGGCTATCTATTTGGTAGTTTGTGCGGTATGTATCTATATGCTAGGCTATCGCTTTTATAGCTATTTTGTGGCTTATAAGGTTTTGGGGCTTGATTCTACAAGATCAACACCTGCTGTTTTAAATAATGATGGTAAAGATTTTGTCCCTACAAATCGCTTTATTCTTTTTGGACATCATTTTGCAGCGATTGCAGGTGCTGGTCCATTAGTAGGACCTATTCTTGCTGCACAAATGGGCTATCTCCCATCTATGATTTGGATTTTAGTTGGTGGAGTGATTGCAGGTAGCGTCCATGACTTTATGGTCTTATTTATTTCAAGTAGGCGCAATGGTCGCTCTCTGGGAGAAATGATCAAAGATGAAATGGGTAGTGGTGTAGGTTCCCTTGCAATGCTTGCAATTTTAGGCATTATGATTATCATCATTGCAATTTTAGCAATGGTTGTTGTAAAGGCTCTTGCAGATTCTCCTTGGGGAACTTTTACAATTTTTATGACAATCCCAATTGCCTTGTTTATGGGAATTTATCTCCGCTATCTGCGTCCTGGTCATGTTGGAGAAGCAAGCATCATTGGTTTTGTTCTTTTAATGTTATCACTTTATTATGGGCATTATGTTAGCGAGAGTCCTCAACTAAGCGCATTTTTTACTTTCAGCGCACCAACTTTAGCAATTATGATTATGTGCTATGGTTTTGTTGCAGCTATTCTTCCTGTTTGGCTTTTATTGGCACCTCGTGATTATCTAAGCACTTTCTTAAAAATTGGTGTGATTGTTTGTATGGCACTAGCAGTTGTTATTGTAGTACCTGATTTAAGAATGCCAGCTATTACGCAATACATTGATGGGACAGGGCCTGTTTTTGCTGGTTCTCTCTTCCCATTTTTATTCATTACCATTGCCTGTGGAGCAATTAGCGGATTTCATGGATTAATTTCAAGTGGTACTACTCCCAAAATGCTGGCAAATGAAACTGATGCAAGAATGGTAGGATATGGTGCAATGCTTATGGAATCTGCAGTAGCTATTATGGCTTTAATTGCAGCTTGTATCTTGCAACCTGGTCTTTATTTTGCAATCAATTCTCCAGCAGTCACAATTGGATCTGATGTAGTTTCTGTAGCACAAACTATTACAAGCTGGGGCTTTAGCATAACTCCTCAAGATATTGAAACACTCACACGCCAAATTGGAGAACATACAATCTTATCAAGGACAGGTGGAGCTCCTACCTTTGCAATTGGTCTTGCATTAATTATCCACCAGATTGTGGGTGGAGAAGCGATGATGGCGTTCTGGTATCATTTTGCAATCCTTTTTGAAGCACTTTTTATTTTAACAGCTGTTGATGCAGGAACAAGAACCTGTCGCTTTATGATTCAAGATATTTTAGGAAATGTGTATAAGCCTTTGGGAAATTTACACTCTTTACCAGCAGGATTATTTGCGACGCTTATTTGTGTAGGTTGTTGGGGATATTTCCTCTATCAAGGCACAATTGATGAAAAAGGCGGAATCTTTGCCTTATGGCCACTATTTGGAGTAAGCAATCAAATGTTAGCTTTAATGGCATTGATGCTTATAATTTGTATTCTCTTTAAGATGAAGAAAGGCAAACTTGCTTGGGTTCCTGCAGTTCCTGCTCTATTCTTAGCTATTGTAACAATGTATGCTGGTATGCAAAAAATCTTGCCAGATAATGGGGATGCAATGAGGGCAAAAATCAGTCATGTTGCAATTGCACAAGAATTAAGCAAAAAGATTGAGCTAGCCACCGATGAGAATGTAAAAAGTATATTAAAAAGCGGTAGGACAAATAATATTATCAATGCTATACTTTGTGCATTTTTTATGCTTGTAACCTTGATTATAATAGTTAGATCCATTATATTAAGCTTGCAGGCAAGCTATGGCAAATGTCAAATTCCATTGAAAGAAGAAAAATATGTTGCGCTCACTCCTTAA
- the queA gene encoding tRNA preQ1(34) S-adenosylmethionine ribosyltransferase-isomerase QueA, with product MREFSLESYDYHLPQDLIAKYPLLPKEDAKLLVFHKDTQAITHTTFRSLFDFIPRDYLFVFNNTKVIKARVFGKKVSGAKIEILFHRNIDEGFLVQIRGRVKSGDLILLEQNYSAKVLDVLENGYRIIECFYKDQKIKSFFEMCDLIGHVPLPPYIKREDEVRDSLEYQSVFAKYYGAIAAPTASLHFSDAMMDYVNKNYQNTFLTLHVGAGTFAGVECEDIRDHKIHSETLIIDNQTMQKIKEANKVLCVGTTAMRSVEFLARKNVKEYEGECDIFLHLGNLPIKTSALLTNFHLPKSTLIMLVSSMVGLDTCMKIYNEAIKKSYRFYSYGDGMLII from the coding sequence GTGAGAGAGTTTTCTCTAGAAAGCTATGATTATCATCTTCCGCAAGATCTCATAGCAAAATACCCTCTCTTGCCAAAAGAGGATGCTAAACTTTTGGTCTTTCATAAAGATACTCAAGCCATTACACATACTACTTTTAGAAGTTTGTTTGATTTTATCCCAAGGGATTATCTTTTTGTTTTTAATAATACTAAGGTGATTAAGGCTAGGGTATTTGGAAAAAAGGTTAGTGGAGCAAAGATTGAAATTTTATTTCATAGAAATATTGATGAGGGTTTTTTAGTCCAAATAAGAGGCAGAGTAAAATCAGGAGATCTAATTCTTTTAGAACAAAATTATAGTGCTAAGGTTTTAGACGTGCTAGAGAATGGCTATCGAATCATTGAATGTTTTTATAAAGATCAAAAGATTAAAAGCTTCTTTGAAATGTGTGATTTGATTGGGCATGTTCCTTTACCTCCTTATATAAAAAGGGAGGATGAGGTTAGGGATTCTTTAGAGTATCAAAGTGTTTTTGCAAAATATTATGGAGCTATAGCAGCTCCAACTGCTTCTTTGCATTTTTCTGATGCAATGATGGATTATGTAAATAAAAACTATCAAAATACTTTTTTAACTCTGCATGTGGGAGCAGGGACTTTTGCTGGGGTGGAATGCGAAGATATTAGAGATCATAAGATACATAGTGAGACTTTGATTATAGATAATCAAACAATGCAAAAGATTAAAGAAGCTAATAAGGTTTTGTGTGTAGGAACTACAGCAATGAGATCTGTAGAATTTTTGGCACGAAAAAATGTAAAAGAGTATGAGGGGGAGTGTGATATATTTTTGCATCTTGGAAACTTGCCTATAAAAACTTCAGCACTTCTAACAAACTTTCATCTACCAAAATCTACACTTATTATGCTTGTTAGCTCTATGGTGGGTTTAGATACTTGTATGAAAATCTATAATGAGGCTATAAAAAAGTCTTATAGATTCTATTCTTATGGGGATGGGATGCTGATTATATGA
- the rsmG gene encoding 16S rRNA (guanine(527)-N(7))-methyltransferase RsmG, with amino-acid sequence MKQKLEIFSQLLLEWNKVHNLGGNLDLDMVQEYIADSVYPLEFIKDFKECMDIGSGAGFPAIPLAIKNLDKKFFLVEPRKKRCAFLQYICTELELFNVEILKTRIEDLKRQIQVDLITSRALMPTQDLIALSRKFLSLDGYFLFYKGEDLKNEIDIDVAKYSHRRQRIYFYERNRE; translated from the coding sequence ATGAAACAAAAGCTTGAAATTTTTTCGCAACTATTGCTTGAATGGAATAAAGTGCATAATCTTGGGGGAAACTTAGATTTGGATATGGTGCAAGAATATATTGCTGATAGTGTTTATCCTCTTGAATTTATTAAGGATTTTAAGGAATGTATGGATATAGGAAGTGGGGCAGGCTTTCCTGCAATTCCTCTTGCAATTAAAAACCTAGATAAAAAATTTTTCTTAGTAGAACCAAGAAAAAAAAGATGCGCATTTTTACAATATATTTGCACCGAGCTTGAGTTGTTTAATGTAGAAATTTTAAAAACAAGGATTGAGGATTTAAAAAGACAAATACAAGTAGATCTCATCACTTCTAGAGCTTTAATGCCTACACAAGATTTAATCGCTTTATCTAGGAAATTTTTATCCTTGGATGGATATTTTTTGTTTTATAAGGGTGAGGACCTTAAAAATGAAATTGATATAGATGTTGCAAAATATTCCCACAGAAGGCAGAGAATTTATTTTTATGAGAGGAATAGGGAATGA
- the kcuS gene encoding KCU-star family selenoprotein: protein MLRSLLKFYKSSERFFHLLVGVPSYDKYLEHHHKYHPNCKPKTRKEFFLEMQNQRYGSDGAKKCC, encoded by the coding sequence ATGTTGCGCTCACTCCTTAAATTTTACAAATCATCTGAAAGATTTTTTCATTTGTTAGTGGGTGTTCCAAGTTACGATAAGTACCTGGAACACCACCATAAATATCATCCTAACTGCAAACCAAAAACACGAAAAGAGTTTTTCTTAGAAATGCAAAACCAAAGATATGGCAGTGATGGTGCAAAAAAGTGCTGTTAG
- a CDS encoding PP0621 family protein, with amino-acid sequence MKFLIFVVLIVAVVWYFFRKKEIKKQDDKQTMIECKNCGIYVSLEESIVYQGKNYCSVECMQKGRE; translated from the coding sequence ATGAAGTTTTTAATCTTTGTAGTGTTAATTGTAGCGGTAGTTTGGTATTTTTTTAGAAAAAAAGAAATAAAAAAGCAAGATGATAAGCAAACAATGATAGAGTGTAAAAACTGCGGAATCTATGTAAGCTTAGAGGAATCTATAGTCTATCAAGGCAAAAATTATTGTTCGGTAGAATGTATGCAAAAGGGGAGAGAATGA
- a CDS encoding Fe-S-containing hydro-lyase, with the protein MKTIRLQAPFDKKVVETLKAGDSLLISGSLIVARDAAHKAIFEAVKKNEKLPLSLENQILYYLGPSPAKPNEIIGSAGPTTSGRMDKYTPTMIQQGISGMIGKGYRSKEVIDCMIKNKVVYMVAIGGAGALISQSILKYEVLAYHELGPESLARIEVKDFPAIVAIDCYGNNFYEIGQEPYKKTN; encoded by the coding sequence ATGAAAACTATCCGCCTGCAAGCTCCCTTTGATAAAAAAGTAGTAGAAACACTAAAAGCTGGAGATAGTTTATTGATATCTGGTAGCTTAATTGTTGCAAGAGATGCGGCGCATAAAGCTATATTTGAAGCGGTCAAAAAAAATGAGAAATTACCCCTATCATTGGAAAATCAGATTCTTTATTATCTGGGGCCAAGTCCTGCAAAACCAAATGAGATTATTGGTTCAGCAGGTCCTACAACAAGTGGAAGAATGGATAAATACACTCCAACAATGATACAACAAGGCATTAGTGGAATGATTGGAAAGGGATATAGAAGTAAAGAGGTGATTGATTGTATGATAAAAAATAAAGTGGTTTATATGGTTGCAATAGGAGGCGCTGGAGCTCTTATTTCACAAAGTATTTTAAAATATGAAGTTTTGGCTTATCACGAGTTAGGTCCAGAATCCTTAGCAAGAATCGAAGTAAAAGACTTTCCTGCAATTGTAGCAATAGATTGTTATGGGAATAATTTTTATGAAATAGGGCAAGAGCCCTATAAAAAAACTAACTAG
- a CDS encoding P-loop NTPase fold protein: MRARPIKKPIAIAINGEWGTGKTYLWKHELAPLIKEKFRKSPIYTSVFGKKDEQAIIQDLVAQFLQRENQVLNQGKSLLNKITSMLTRLKTGITLNVDTSFFFDLFSKKNLEDTIVCIDDFERLSDKIQPQDILGLISELKENKGCCVIVIYNHNKLFKRQDKEQKTKELENKEILFKQYCEKVFDRVFDFSPSVTEQIKETTDYLVKTDFAAYPYMENILNLDDMPKSLQFPQTINLRELQRVNIIYNELFHFLHLEEYPDKEFEKVYQYLPYPIVYAYRFKLHTDYFVQHAVHSIADLLSPHSSIFSEVIRKKLPAIGRDIENIISRASYVPHKELQTWFKNLTNKIIQDTAFHNSFLQKYQQADKDIKKASIDFFFENKNNLKAFPYIFGFRIFDYAFDEEFNTKSKQLTAKSFSLEIAIENYKSECLDLLNQWCDSAYQYIRENLKGDWSEYFWINYYTFTLPLQDAFKQKEIDLPQNDLIKLFS; this comes from the coding sequence ATGAGAGCAAGACCAATAAAAAAACCCATTGCTATTGCTATCAATGGAGAGTGGGGAACAGGGAAAACCTATTTATGGAAGCACGAGCTAGCCCCACTTATCAAAGAGAAATTTAGAAAAAGTCCAATTTATACATCAGTTTTTGGCAAAAAAGATGAGCAAGCAATTATTCAGGATTTAGTAGCTCAATTTCTCCAAAGAGAAAATCAAGTTCTAAATCAGGGAAAGTCCTTATTAAATAAAATAACTTCAATGCTAACAAGGTTAAAAACTGGTATTACTCTCAATGTTGATACATCTTTCTTTTTTGATTTGTTTTCAAAAAAAAACTTGGAAGATACTATTGTATGCATTGATGATTTTGAGAGACTATCAGATAAGATTCAACCGCAAGATATTCTAGGATTAATTTCTGAATTAAAAGAAAATAAGGGATGTTGTGTTATTGTGATTTATAATCATAATAAACTATTTAAGCGTCAGGACAAGGAACAAAAAACTAAAGAATTAGAAAACAAAGAGATTTTATTTAAGCAATATTGCGAAAAAGTTTTTGACAGAGTGTTTGATTTTTCTCCATCTGTGACTGAACAAATCAAAGAAACAACGGATTATCTAGTTAAAACTGATTTTGCCGCCTATCCCTATATGGAGAATATTCTTAATCTTGATGATATGCCAAAGTCTTTACAATTTCCACAAACAATTAATCTACGAGAATTACAGAGAGTAAATATTATTTATAATGAGTTGTTTCATTTTTTACACTTAGAAGAATACCCAGATAAGGAATTTGAAAAAGTATATCAGTACCTACCATATCCAATAGTTTATGCATATCGCTTTAAATTGCACACTGATTACTTTGTTCAACATGCAGTACATAGTATAGCTGACCTTTTATCCCCTCACTCTTCAATCTTTTCTGAAGTAATCAGAAAAAAATTACCAGCAATAGGAAGAGATATAGAAAATATAATTTCAAGAGCTTCTTATGTTCCACACAAAGAACTTCAAACTTGGTTTAAAAATCTAACAAATAAAATCATTCAAGATACAGCTTTTCACAACAGTTTTTTACAGAAGTATCAACAAGCAGATAAAGATATTAAAAAAGCTTCGATTGATTTTTTCTTTGAAAATAAAAACAATCTCAAAGCCTTCCCTTATATTTTTGGTTTTAGAATTTTTGATTATGCCTTTGATGAAGAGTTTAACACAAAATCCAAACAATTAACAGCAAAAAGCTTTTCATTAGAAATAGCTATAGAAAACTACAAGAGTGAGTGTTTAGACCTACTAAATCAATGGTGTGATAGCGCATACCAATATATCAGAGAAAATCTGAAAGGAGATTGGAGTGAGTATTTTTGGATTAATTATTACACCTTCACCTTACCGCTCCAAGATGCATTTAAACAAAAAGAAATTGATCTTCCACAAAATGACTTAATAAAATTATTTTCATAA
- the tatC gene encoding twin-arginine translocase subunit TatC: MFEDLKPHIQDLRKRLIISAGTLVVLFIACFGFWHEIFEYIKKPLEAAYAQEVQGMLIQTAPAEGIIVAMKVSFFAALGISIPIIFWQIWEFVAPGLYKQEKKVILPFVFFGSTMFAIGVLFAYFVAFPYALKYILLFGNEEFRANITAANYVTFFTRFILGFGIAFELPVLAFFLAKIDLITDETLIKNFKYAVVLIFIVAAIVTPPDVLSQIFMALPLVLLYGFSILIVKAVNPANKKEKV; this comes from the coding sequence ATGTTTGAAGACTTAAAGCCTCATATTCAAGATTTGCGTAAAAGGCTTATCATTTCTGCAGGAACTTTAGTGGTTCTTTTTATTGCTTGTTTTGGATTTTGGCATGAGATTTTTGAATACATTAAAAAGCCTCTTGAAGCAGCTTATGCACAAGAAGTGCAGGGAATGCTTATCCAAACAGCGCCAGCAGAAGGAATTATTGTAGCAATGAAAGTAAGTTTTTTTGCTGCTCTTGGAATCTCAATACCCATTATTTTTTGGCAAATTTGGGAGTTTGTAGCCCCAGGTTTGTATAAGCAAGAAAAAAAAGTAATTCTTCCTTTTGTGTTTTTTGGTAGCACTATGTTTGCCATAGGTGTGTTATTTGCCTATTTTGTTGCCTTCCCGTATGCTCTAAAATATATTTTGTTGTTTGGTAATGAAGAATTTAGAGCAAATATTACAGCAGCAAATTATGTTACATTTTTTACGCGCTTTATCTTAGGTTTTGGCATTGCTTTTGAATTACCTGTATTGGCATTTTTTCTTGCAAAAATTGATCTGATTACAGATGAGACTTTGATTAAAAACTTCAAATATGCTGTTGTTTTAATTTTTATTGTTGCTGCGATTGTTACGCCTCCTGATGTTTTATCTCAAATCTTTATGGCTCTTCCTTTGGTATTGCTCTATGGTTTTTCTATTTTAATTGTAAAAGCAGTAAATCCTGCAAACAAAAAAGAGAAGGTATAA
- a CDS encoding ABC transporter permease: MNFFKVILEEAKAVFSNGVILLIVLGGSLLYALLYPTPYKNDVIRNQSIAVVDMDKSSASRELIFFISALPQVKIEYVLSSQNQAKELLLENKIFGYLTISEGFEANLHKGVPSYLGYIANASYFSAYGTIVEALNSAANALGDQVKIKMKTLQTQHLSNDANLLAKESIPLFNISVGYLNYALAAVLIFILHQTAIGGTMLIGAFQNSAKNPLAYYSKASVVKLVVARFLVFGITYFVLFLLFFGFFFKLYHINVQANWIDFWCFAFAFLFATLALGIFLGFLIKDSALPTQIVLVSSLPIVFLLGFIWPIDLIPDFLRNIAKIIPAYHGINGFLRLNQMGAELDQIMSEFFWLLALGVIFSSLAIVYKTLQRSKTTQKTKR, encoded by the coding sequence TTGAATTTTTTTAAAGTGATTTTAGAAGAGGCTAAAGCTGTTTTTAGTAATGGAGTAATTTTACTTATTGTGCTTGGTGGCTCTTTGTTGTATGCACTTTTATATCCTACCCCCTATAAAAATGATGTAATTAGAAATCAAAGTATAGCTGTTGTTGATATGGATAAAAGTTCTGCATCAAGAGAGCTAATCTTTTTTATTAGTGCATTGCCTCAAGTAAAAATAGAGTATGTTTTATCCTCTCAAAACCAAGCCAAAGAGTTGTTACTAGAAAATAAAATATTTGGCTATTTGACTATTTCAGAAGGATTTGAGGCAAACCTCCATAAAGGGGTGCCTAGCTACTTGGGGTACATTGCAAATGCCTCTTATTTTTCTGCCTATGGAACGATTGTTGAAGCGCTAAATAGTGCTGCAAATGCCCTGGGGGATCAAGTAAAAATAAAAATGAAAACTTTACAAACACAACATTTGAGCAATGATGCAAATTTATTGGCAAAAGAATCTATACCATTGTTTAATATAAGTGTTGGATATCTAAATTATGCACTAGCAGCAGTTTTAATCTTTATCTTGCATCAAACTGCAATTGGAGGAACTATGCTAATAGGGGCATTCCAAAATTCAGCCAAAAATCCATTAGCATATTATTCCAAAGCTTCTGTTGTAAAATTAGTAGTGGCAAGATTCTTGGTTTTTGGCATTACTTATTTCGTGTTATTTTTACTTTTTTTTGGCTTCTTCTTCAAGCTTTATCATATTAATGTTCAAGCTAACTGGATAGATTTTTGGTGTTTTGCGTTTGCATTTTTGTTTGCAACCTTAGCCTTAGGGATTTTCCTAGGTTTTCTGATTAAAGACAGTGCCTTACCAACACAAATTGTTTTGGTATCTTCTTTGCCTATTGTTTTTCTTTTAGGATTTATTTGGCCGATTGACCTAATTCCTGATTTTTTAAGAAATATTGCAAAAATAATTCCTGCATACCACGGAATTAATGGGTTTTTGCGCTTAAATCAGATGGGTGCAGAGTTGGATCAAATTATGTCCGAATTTTTTTGGCTTTTAGCATTAGGGGTGATCTTTAGCTCTCTTGCAATTGTTTATAAGACATTGCAAAGATCTAAAACTACTCAAAAGACAAAAAGGTAA
- a CDS encoding Fic family protein: protein MKLLKASKDNEYLKDLTIRMAHHSTAIEGNTLTQNQTASIILEKFIPNQTSEKEFFEVRNYRFVIPKVLELYEQNLKEQKSIDLYQIKELHNILMDNLIDNKGQFKTIPNVILGASFETSKPYLVPTHLQEMLNNLNYQIKQSKSDDEKLEAILQSHFHFEKIHPFSDGNGRMGRLLMFYFCVENKISPFVIQKEQKPSYISILRENNLNEFKRLAKAQQEIELKRFKIFSNQHKQEKKRDSF, encoded by the coding sequence ATGAAATTGCTTAAAGCTTCAAAAGACAATGAGTATTTAAAAGATTTAACCATCAGAATGGCACATCATAGCACTGCTATTGAGGGGAATACTCTCACACAAAATCAAACTGCAAGCATTATTCTTGAAAAATTTATACCCAATCAAACAAGTGAAAAAGAATTTTTTGAAGTCAGAAATTATCGCTTTGTAATTCCTAAGGTTTTAGAGCTTTATGAGCAAAACTTAAAGGAGCAAAAAAGTATTGATCTTTATCAAATTAAAGAGCTACATAATATTTTGATGGATAATTTGATTGATAATAAAGGGCAATTCAAAACAATTCCTAATGTTATTCTAGGAGCAAGTTTTGAAACAAGTAAGCCCTATCTTGTTCCGACACATTTGCAAGAAATGCTAAATAATTTAAATTATCAAATCAAGCAATCTAAAAGTGATGATGAAAAATTAGAAGCCATATTGCAATCACACTTTCATTTTGAAAAAATCCACCCTTTTAGTGATGGTAATGGCAGAATGGGAAGGCTTTTAATGTTTTATTTTTGTGTAGAAAATAAAATTTCGCCCTTTGTAATACAAAAAGAGCAAAAACCCTCATATATTTCAATTCTAAGAGAAAATAATTTAAATGAGTTTAAGAGACTAGCTAAAGCACAGCAAGAAATTGAACTGAAGCGCTTCAAGATTTTTTCAAATCAACATAAACAAGAAAAAAAGAGAGATTCCTTTTAA
- the tatB gene encoding Sec-independent protein translocase protein TatB codes for MFGFSIFEVLIVVVVAIIFLGPDKLPKLIVDVAKFFKVVKKTINEAKETFDKELQISEIKKEALEYKEQFTSTISDTTKDMKLQDINTMFDDYKDVEETKEKIEDAPSPSHQETTQEEEKDMASQPQKKIKKVSPRVGKTTSFKKKGESDV; via the coding sequence ATGTTTGGTTTTAGTATTTTTGAAGTTTTAATTGTTGTGGTAGTTGCAATCATTTTTTTGGGACCTGATAAATTACCAAAGCTTATTGTTGATGTTGCTAAATTTTTTAAAGTAGTGAAAAAAACTATCAATGAAGCAAAGGAAACCTTTGATAAGGAATTGCAGATAAGTGAGATTAAAAAAGAGGCGCTAGAGTATAAGGAGCAATTTACTAGCACTATAAGTGATACAACAAAAGATATGAAACTTCAAGATATCAACACGATGTTTGATGATTATAAGGATGTAGAAGAAACAAAAGAAAAAATAGAAGATGCTCCTAGTCCATCTCATCAGGAAACAACACAAGAAGAAGAAAAGGATATGGCCTCACAACCACAAAAAAAGATAAAGAAAGTAAGCCCTAGGGTTGGAAAGACTACTAGTTTTAAGAAAAAAGGGGAAAGTGATGTTTGA
- a CDS encoding YdcH family protein: MFHEYRDEISKLKKENAHFEKIFDEHNKLDQKIINAENGIEVLGNMEVETLKKQKLRLKDEVYAMIMDYKKAN; encoded by the coding sequence ATGTTTCACGAGTACAGAGACGAGATTTCAAAATTAAAAAAGGAGAATGCGCATTTTGAAAAAATTTTTGATGAGCACAATAAGTTGGATCAAAAAATTATAAATGCAGAAAATGGTATAGAAGTGTTGGGTAATATGGAAGTTGAAACACTTAAGAAGCAAAAGCTACGGTTAAAAGATGAAGTTTATGCGATGATAATGGATTATAAAAAAGCAAACTAG
- a CDS encoding fumarate hydratase, whose translation MREISCHLITQVVKELCIQACCIQTNDIKKAFHQAIQKEDSSLEKHILKSLVENGEIAEKRMMPLCQDTGMSVIFAKIGQDVHLVDGNFEEAIQRGVSLGYTEGFLRKSIVKDPLFQRQNTMDNTPAVIHTQITQGNQVELMVCAKGFGSENKSALKMLVPADGIEGVKKFFLETIKLAGPNACPPMIIGVGIGGTMEKASILAKQATLRPIDSKNHHPSYAQLEEELLELANQTGIGAQGLGGNHTAFAVNIEWYPTHIAGLPVAINISCHATRHAHQVI comes from the coding sequence ATGAGAGAAATATCTTGCCACCTCATAACCCAAGTTGTAAAGGAGTTGTGTATTCAGGCCTGTTGCATTCAAACAAATGATATTAAAAAAGCTTTTCATCAAGCAATACAAAAAGAAGATTCCTCACTTGAAAAACATATACTAAAATCTTTGGTAGAAAATGGAGAAATTGCAGAAAAAAGAATGATGCCTCTTTGTCAAGATACGGGTATGAGTGTAATTTTTGCAAAAATAGGACAAGATGTGCATCTTGTTGATGGTAATTTTGAAGAAGCCATACAAAGGGGTGTATCACTGGGCTATACCGAAGGATTTTTGAGAAAGTCTATAGTAAAAGATCCACTTTTTCAAAGACAAAATACTATGGATAATACTCCCGCAGTTATCCATACACAAATTACACAGGGGAATCAAGTTGAGCTTATGGTTTGCGCAAAAGGTTTTGGAAGTGAAAATAAAAGTGCATTAAAGATGTTAGTTCCTGCGGATGGTATAGAGGGTGTAAAAAAATTTTTCTTAGAAACAATAAAGCTAGCAGGCCCTAATGCTTGTCCTCCTATGATTATTGGTGTGGGTATTGGGGGTACTATGGAAAAAGCCAGTATTCTTGCCAAACAAGCGACTTTACGACCCATTGATTCAAAAAATCACCACCCCTCTTATGCGCAATTAGAAGAAGAACTTTTAGAATTAGCAAATCAAACAGGAATTGGGGCTCAAGGACTTGGAGGCAATCACACTGCATTTGCAGTAAATATAGAATGGTATCCTACTCACATTGCTGGATTACCTGTTGCAATTAATATCAGTTGCCACGCAACAAGACATGCTCACCAAGTGATTTAA